In the Marinomonas algicola genome, one interval contains:
- a CDS encoding ABC transporter permease subunit: protein MQSFFNNRKVRDALIQLIFLACIGYGAMYLVLNAVTNMSNAGLTSGFDFLFQRAGYDISYSLVHYDPKTSTHLMAWLAGMVNTVAFAVIAILLTTVLSLVLAVMRLSDNFLLSSVSLCVVEYMRNVPILVHITVWYVFSLTLPSVRQAFNFADVSFLSNRGLSLPSVGWNYGLWASIVLISLWLGLCFLVRKKIQTKSRRLLASLFVTIVLVVLAGLIFTPVMSVMAPQLVGFNFKYGWTLPPEFVMLIIAVSTYSASHGSEVIRGSILAISKGQMEAGLALGVKRNIVMNKVIIPQALHSIIPPMTSIYINVLKAAALGSVVGFMDIMGTMGGSSLNITGQAIECIVIVMVSYGILNLILAAIMGRFNNAMQLKGR from the coding sequence ATGCAATCCTTTTTTAATAATCGAAAAGTTCGAGATGCACTGATTCAACTTATTTTTCTCGCCTGCATAGGTTACGGAGCAATGTACCTTGTTCTGAATGCGGTGACTAATATGAGTAACGCAGGTTTAACGAGCGGCTTTGATTTTCTTTTTCAACGCGCAGGCTATGACATTAGCTACAGTCTTGTCCATTACGACCCTAAAACGTCGACACATTTAATGGCATGGCTAGCAGGTATGGTGAACACGGTGGCATTTGCTGTTATTGCTATTCTATTGACCACTGTCTTGTCGCTTGTTCTGGCGGTTATGCGTTTGTCTGATAATTTCTTACTTTCTTCTGTCTCACTTTGTGTTGTTGAATACATGAGGAATGTACCTATCTTAGTGCATATTACGGTTTGGTATGTTTTTTCGTTAACGCTTCCTAGCGTGCGGCAAGCCTTTAATTTTGCGGATGTGTCGTTTTTATCTAACCGTGGTTTATCATTGCCAAGTGTCGGTTGGAACTATGGTCTATGGGCCTCTATCGTACTGATCTCCCTTTGGCTTGGGTTGTGTTTTTTAGTTAGAAAGAAAATACAGACAAAAAGTCGTCGACTACTTGCTTCATTATTTGTAACGATTGTTTTGGTTGTCTTAGCAGGCCTCATATTTACGCCAGTTATGAGTGTTATGGCTCCTCAATTAGTTGGATTTAACTTTAAGTACGGTTGGACGCTTCCGCCCGAATTTGTCATGTTGATTATTGCTGTGAGCACCTATTCGGCTAGTCATGGTTCTGAGGTGATCCGAGGCAGTATTTTGGCCATTTCAAAAGGTCAAATGGAGGCGGGTCTTGCCCTTGGAGTGAAACGAAATATTGTTATGAATAAGGTCATTATTCCTCAAGCGTTACATTCTATTATTCCTCCAATGACATCAATTTATATTAACGTTCTTAAAGCCGCGGCATTAGGTTCGGTCGTTGGTTTTATGGACATTATGGGCACGATGGGCGGCAGTAGTTTAAACATCACTGGTCAAGCCATAGAGTGTATTGTGATTGTAATGGTGAGCTACGGGATTTTGAATTTAATTCTTGCGGCCATCATGGGGCGCTTCAATAACGCCATGCAGCTGAAAGGACGTTAA
- a CDS encoding MipA/OmpV family protein: MSKVKSLCLPFVIVLAASPFSLAGDIAQDVRSGESSKRENGGYFGIGLSASNITGGRVYDDGDNVDDYVGITIGGDYYYNGFFIEASQGTSDGLNLGYNFFNKGRWSLDLLASSVQGKFDDEVDEKINSLDENVRNDALQDRNTLYNGAGIRATAHFDDYIFQYRLVTDIHEGSGMTSTARIGRSWQIQNWNVHGVFSLEYSSEETNNYLYGVSEQESTTRFPRYSLGSSLSYSTEVGVTYPLTEHSVFSSFIRYTDLANSIKESPLMERGNQTYWVSSVSYIF; encoded by the coding sequence ATGAGTAAAGTAAAATCACTATGTTTACCCTTTGTCATTGTTTTGGCGGCTTCTCCTTTTTCATTAGCTGGAGACATCGCGCAAGATGTTCGTTCAGGTGAATCGTCAAAAAGAGAGAATGGCGGTTATTTCGGCATAGGGTTATCAGCATCGAATATCACTGGCGGTCGTGTTTATGATGATGGTGATAATGTAGATGACTATGTCGGAATCACAATAGGAGGTGATTATTATTATAATGGTTTTTTTATAGAAGCGTCTCAAGGGACATCTGATGGTTTGAATCTTGGGTATAATTTTTTTAATAAGGGGCGTTGGTCTTTAGATCTTCTTGCTTCTAGTGTCCAGGGGAAATTTGACGATGAAGTTGATGAGAAGATAAACAGTTTAGATGAAAATGTTCGCAATGATGCGTTGCAAGATCGAAATACCTTATACAATGGTGCTGGTATTCGAGCAACAGCGCATTTTGATGATTATATTTTTCAATATCGTCTTGTAACCGACATTCATGAAGGCAGTGGTATGACGAGTACGGCACGAATTGGAAGAAGCTGGCAAATTCAGAACTGGAATGTACACGGTGTTTTCAGCCTAGAGTACAGTTCTGAAGAGACGAATAACTATCTTTATGGCGTGTCCGAACAAGAATCTACCACGCGTTTTCCTCGGTATAGTCTTGGATCCAGTTTGTCCTATTCTACTGAAGTCGGTGTAACCTACCCGCTGACAGAGCACAGTGTTTTTTCTTCGTTTATTCGATATACGGATTTGGCAAATAGCATAAAGGAAAGCCCATTGATGGAAAGGGGTAACCAAACTTATTGGGTTTCCTCCGTAAGTTATATTTTTTAA
- a CDS encoding GntR family transcriptional regulator, with protein MNENNKQKAVLTVTDDIREKILNGVYPEGMALSQVDIATTYKVSRTPVREALQILAGEELVEIRGTGRATVTTISPESFLEKCELRALIEVKLLELSIPLMLAEDFAKAREINENLRNCQPEDWTPLNYQFHEVLYSPANRPLMQNVVKGLHHRHYARLKSFILSNRNTPKSLREHDDLIERCEQRDIEGACYALESHIMMSAYALSEQLKSHQLKRRQIAQDLTT; from the coding sequence ATGAACGAAAATAATAAGCAAAAAGCGGTATTAACCGTTACGGATGATATTAGAGAAAAAATTCTGAATGGAGTCTATCCAGAAGGAATGGCCCTTTCTCAGGTTGATATTGCGACGACGTATAAAGTCAGTCGAACTCCAGTTCGTGAAGCATTACAAATATTGGCTGGTGAAGAATTAGTTGAAATTCGTGGTACCGGAAGAGCAACAGTGACGACTATTTCGCCTGAAAGTTTTTTAGAGAAATGTGAGCTTAGAGCGCTTATTGAGGTGAAGTTGCTGGAGTTATCCATTCCTTTAATGCTTGCTGAAGATTTCGCCAAAGCCCGTGAAATCAACGAAAACTTACGAAATTGCCAGCCTGAAGACTGGACTCCATTGAATTATCAATTTCATGAAGTTTTGTATAGCCCAGCGAATAGACCATTGATGCAAAATGTCGTAAAAGGCTTACACCACAGGCATTATGCTAGATTAAAATCTTTTATCTTAAGCAATCGTAACACCCCTAAATCGTTGCGAGAACATGATGATTTAATTGAGCGTTGTGAACAGCGGGATATAGAGGGTGCTTGTTATGCTTTGGAAAGTCATATCATGATGAGTGCTTATGCTTTGTCTGAACAGTTAAAGTCACATCAACTTAAACGCCGGCAAATTGCTCAAGATCTAACAACATAA
- a CDS encoding CBS domain-containing protein gives MKHFNRLQIKPTTTLSFPDLQSQELFLESPATSVITDFQQTQPVMIEFTAKADELIRLMKKEHVKLKLVVDAQETFIGIVTTDDLVEQEFIRHSAKGFEREELLVKDFMIPKQSLHAFSYAELSKATIRDLLHNLKDYQRQHFLVVDEKGDSIRGIISSSDVCRKLKIEIDLFNNSNFSHIAHMLVEEKREAIVA, from the coding sequence ATGAAACACTTCAACCGTCTTCAAATTAAACCAACAACTACGCTGTCTTTTCCTGATCTGCAATCTCAAGAACTGTTCCTTGAGTCTCCCGCCACGAGTGTAATAACGGATTTTCAGCAAACACAACCTGTCATGATTGAATTTACCGCAAAAGCTGACGAACTGATTCGATTAATGAAAAAAGAGCACGTCAAACTTAAACTCGTTGTTGATGCCCAAGAAACGTTCATTGGGATTGTGACAACAGATGATTTGGTCGAACAGGAATTTATTCGCCACAGTGCAAAAGGTTTTGAAAGAGAGGAGCTTCTTGTAAAAGATTTTATGATTCCAAAACAATCATTACATGCATTTTCTTATGCTGAGCTTTCAAAAGCCACAATAAGAGATTTATTACACAACCTTAAAGATTATCAAAGACAGCATTTTTTGGTTGTAGACGAGAAGGGAGACAGCATTAGAGGAATTATTTCATCCAGTGATGTTTGTCGAAAATTAAAAATCGAAATTGACTTATTTAACAATTCTAATTTTTCACATATTGCCCATATGCTCGTTGAGGAGAAAAGAGAAGCCATCGTCGCTTAA
- a CDS encoding amino acid ABC transporter ATP-binding protein has translation MIQQTVVQLDQVNKWYGKYHALRDIDLVVTKGETIVVCGPSGSGKSTLIRCLNNLEQHDEGDITICDITISENVKDIDQIRRHTGMVFQHFNLFPHMTVLENCTFGLRHVLGMPMAQANEVARDLLNKVKIGEQESKYPGQLSGGQQQRVAIARALTMSPDIMLFDEPTSALDPEMISEVLEIMRALSKDGMTMICVTHEMGFAKEFADRIVFMEAGSVIEISPPDEFFIKPKTDRAQLFLDQILAH, from the coding sequence ATGATTCAACAAACGGTAGTACAGCTAGATCAAGTAAATAAGTGGTACGGCAAGTATCATGCACTGCGTGATATCGACCTGGTCGTTACTAAGGGTGAAACCATCGTCGTATGTGGACCATCAGGGTCAGGGAAGTCAACTCTGATTCGGTGTTTGAACAACTTAGAACAACATGACGAAGGTGATATCACTATTTGTGATATCACTATCAGTGAAAACGTTAAAGATATTGATCAAATTCGTCGTCATACAGGAATGGTTTTTCAGCACTTTAATCTGTTTCCCCATATGACAGTATTAGAGAATTGTACTTTTGGTTTACGTCATGTTTTGGGGATGCCTATGGCTCAAGCGAATGAAGTGGCTAGAGATTTATTAAATAAAGTAAAAATAGGTGAACAGGAGAGCAAGTACCCAGGCCAGCTTTCTGGTGGGCAACAACAACGTGTTGCAATTGCGAGGGCGTTAACTATGTCACCTGACATTATGTTATTCGACGAGCCTACTTCAGCGCTTGACCCGGAAATGATTTCTGAAGTGCTGGAAATAATGCGAGCCCTCTCAAAAGACGGTATGACAATGATTTGCGTGACTCATGAAATGGGGTTTGCAAAAGAGTTCGCTGACCGAATTGTCTTTATGGAAGCAGGAAGCGTTATTGAAATATCGCCGCCTGACGAGTTTTTTATTAAACCTAAAACAGACCGCGCTCAGCTTTTCTTAGATCAAATACTGGCTCACTGA
- a CDS encoding amino acid ABC transporter permease, which yields MNDLNFTGKPVEARHQDSRPLSARRILMWIQRNLFNSWIDAVITLTILLLLGTLLPKALNWLFFSATFSGSGRADCSPDAACWIPIRQYIDYYLYGPFPESEQWRVNSAFAVGLFAFPLLFTQRISQKIVIGYILLLPVILWLLLKGGFIFEDISTSALGGLTLTFFLGIIAMCLSLPVSILLAMGRQSKLPILRLSCVGYIELVRCIPVITFLFMASLVLQLFLPSGVTIDVLFRVLFVLIFVSAVYKAEIIRGAIQAVPKGQIEASYAMGCGYWKTMMYVVMPQALRNSVPALISNFIGLFKETTLVMILGLLEVMGAVKATFNNAEWLGLHAEGPIVVSAFFFVACFSIAQYGAYLERRIKRTKH from the coding sequence ATGAATGATCTAAATTTTACGGGGAAGCCTGTAGAGGCGAGACATCAAGATAGCCGTCCGTTAAGTGCTCGCCGCATTTTGATGTGGATACAACGCAACCTTTTTAACTCTTGGATAGACGCCGTAATTACGCTTACTATCCTATTGTTATTAGGTACATTATTACCAAAAGCCTTGAATTGGCTGTTTTTCTCTGCCACATTTTCAGGTTCTGGACGAGCAGACTGCTCACCTGATGCCGCCTGTTGGATACCAATCAGACAATATATTGATTATTACCTTTATGGTCCATTTCCTGAATCCGAGCAGTGGCGTGTGAACTCAGCTTTTGCTGTTGGTTTGTTTGCTTTCCCATTATTGTTTACCCAACGCATTTCGCAAAAAATAGTGATTGGATACATTCTACTATTACCGGTAATACTCTGGCTGCTACTGAAAGGTGGTTTTATTTTTGAAGATATTTCTACGAGTGCTTTAGGTGGCTTAACGCTAACCTTTTTCCTTGGCATTATTGCTATGTGCTTGTCTTTACCTGTTTCGATTCTGTTAGCGATGGGGCGACAGAGTAAATTACCTATTTTGCGTTTGTCATGTGTTGGATATATCGAGTTAGTCCGTTGTATTCCTGTGATTACGTTTTTGTTTATGGCGTCATTGGTTCTTCAACTTTTCTTGCCCAGTGGTGTGACAATCGACGTATTGTTTCGTGTGTTGTTCGTCTTGATTTTTGTCTCAGCCGTTTACAAAGCCGAGATCATTCGGGGGGCAATCCAAGCGGTACCGAAAGGTCAAATTGAAGCCTCTTATGCAATGGGATGTGGCTACTGGAAAACCATGATGTATGTGGTTATGCCTCAAGCTTTGCGTAATTCAGTTCCTGCGTTGATTTCAAATTTTATTGGGTTATTCAAAGAAACAACCTTGGTGATGATTCTTGGTTTATTGGAAGTGATGGGCGCCGTCAAAGCGACGTTCAATAACGCGGAATGGCTTGGCCTTCATGCAGAAGGGCCAATTGTCGTTTCTGCTTTTTTCTTTGTGGCTTGTTTCTCAATCGCCCAATACGGCGCCTATTTAGAACGCCGTATCAAACGCACAAAACACTAA
- a CDS encoding amino acid ABC transporter substrate-binding protein: MKKLIATAVIGAGFMAASAPVFAADKLQEVKDRGVLKCGIHPGKAGFSTPDTKGNWTGLDIALCKAVAAAVFGDQSKVEFITMNSRNRLTALVTDEIDMLARSTTFTATRDGLNGVDVTTTWFYDGQGLMVNKSLGVNSIEELDGATICTYPGTTSEKNINDYFESRGLTYNALIVEASAESTAAYLANRCDAVTNDASALAADRQGMPNPMDHVILPERISKEPLGAYVKQGNDEWRQVVTWTAMALIEAEEMGITQGNVDSKLKSDKPDVMRILGVEGNLGQNFGLDNKWAYNAIKAVGNYGEIFDRNLGKGSALNFERGLNALYTDGGLLYAYPFR; this comes from the coding sequence ATGAAAAAACTCATAGCAACCGCTGTCATTGGCGCTGGTTTTATGGCTGCCAGTGCTCCTGTTTTCGCTGCGGATAAGCTTCAAGAAGTGAAAGATCGCGGTGTCCTGAAGTGTGGTATTCATCCTGGTAAAGCGGGTTTTTCTACTCCGGACACGAAAGGTAACTGGACAGGTTTAGATATAGCGCTTTGTAAAGCCGTTGCGGCGGCGGTCTTTGGTGACCAATCTAAAGTGGAGTTTATTACTATGAACTCTCGTAACCGTTTGACGGCATTGGTTACGGATGAAATTGATATGTTGGCACGTTCTACTACTTTTACGGCCACTCGTGATGGTTTAAATGGTGTTGATGTTACAACGACTTGGTTTTATGACGGCCAAGGTCTGATGGTTAACAAATCGTTGGGTGTTAATTCTATTGAGGAATTGGATGGTGCGACTATTTGTACTTATCCTGGTACGACAAGTGAGAAGAATATTAATGATTACTTCGAGTCTCGTGGTCTAACTTACAATGCATTAATTGTAGAAGCGAGTGCTGAGTCAACAGCGGCTTATTTAGCAAACCGTTGTGATGCGGTAACAAATGATGCATCGGCTCTTGCGGCCGATCGTCAAGGTATGCCTAATCCGATGGATCACGTTATTTTACCTGAACGTATCTCTAAAGAGCCTTTAGGTGCCTATGTCAAGCAGGGTAATGATGAGTGGCGTCAAGTGGTGACATGGACGGCCATGGCCTTAATCGAAGCAGAAGAAATGGGTATTACTCAAGGCAATGTCGACTCGAAGCTGAAAAGTGATAAACCGGATGTGATGCGTATACTTGGTGTTGAAGGTAACTTAGGTCAAAACTTTGGCTTAGACAATAAATGGGCTTACAACGCGATCAAAGCGGTTGGTAACTACGGTGAAATTTTTGACCGTAACCTTGGTAAAGGGTCCGCGCTTAATTTCGAGCGAGGTTTGAATGCGCTTTATACTGACGGTGGCTTGTTATACGCCTATCCTTTCCGTTAA
- a CDS encoding serine hydrolase encodes MSPHLHNQSTPYLTALISSLLLTACGDKTELSIDSLPIGYWQEEATGLTLNITKEDVFIYNASKQTCSQSMYYESQEEAKKSLTQPKMSWEGSTQFFSATPSGGLSSERLSFKKLDTLPMPCQLAPPKDKYDPVAIFEHTWHTFNDYYPFFELRNVNWTSQYDKFRPKVTSNTPQKELFVLIASMLSPIDDGHIELSVNNNTLEEDFNPASMLGWTNAIERLALEYTDGDLDLSYKSVLDTFNSGLETFYSINELKHLKDSNGRDLMVWGVLKNNVGYLQINAMEGYAPNKDGLFTNTKNELTEVEKALNSVFTDLSMTQSMIVDIRFNGGGYDDVALAIAGRFTNDTYLSHKKQKYYSHNTTDLKNYFVTPYSDNGYTNPVAIITGPNTASAAEIFALSMKPLTHVSQIGEPTRGVLSDVLDVDLGAGWSIGLSHENYFSAKSVLYEGIGIPAELASPSSSMYALSESIYPSINRAYGSFNIDISLSESEFNQQIESIITEYNIPSLTAGWIDNEKIIKTTAFGFADIDQKIPATTSTPYKLGSISKTFLGVSAMQMMELGLIDLETTVADTGINIIIDHPHIDANNTMTLRHLMTHTASINDGDNYACSYYLEEDKSSLANALGESDCPEPTSSNQKDFLHNYLNHAGNLYSETENFLNTEVGDFYNYSNIGAALAAEMLTTLSGIPYQQWTEENLFQTIGMTNTHWFNGDFESSNNKPAINYILNNNESIALPQNALATWSDGDLKSSIDDLSRYLMMVVRGGEIDGAQALTKDSVHYMLSPQSDATNMLGYPAVFWENDGFLFGHTGGDPGVNTTMQYDQINQLGYILITNSDDEEVWGRLNHLVYLRGLNLTK; translated from the coding sequence ATGAGTCCCCATTTACATAACCAATCAACGCCGTACCTAACCGCCTTAATAAGTAGTCTGTTACTCACGGCATGCGGAGATAAGACTGAACTCAGTATCGATTCTTTACCTATTGGTTACTGGCAAGAGGAAGCAACCGGCCTCACCTTAAATATCACAAAAGAGGATGTCTTTATTTATAATGCGTCGAAGCAAACCTGCTCTCAAAGTATGTATTACGAATCACAAGAAGAAGCAAAAAAGTCGCTTACACAACCTAAAATGTCATGGGAAGGAAGCACTCAATTCTTTTCAGCGACTCCATCAGGAGGGTTATCGTCCGAGCGCTTGTCTTTTAAAAAATTAGACACGCTTCCAATGCCATGTCAATTGGCCCCTCCAAAAGACAAATATGATCCGGTTGCGATATTTGAACATACTTGGCACACTTTTAATGACTACTACCCATTCTTTGAGTTACGTAACGTAAACTGGACGTCACAATATGACAAATTCCGACCCAAAGTTACGTCAAACACACCTCAAAAAGAGCTCTTTGTTCTCATCGCCAGTATGTTGTCACCTATTGACGATGGCCATATTGAATTAAGCGTCAACAATAACACTCTTGAAGAGGACTTTAATCCTGCTAGCATGCTTGGTTGGACAAACGCAATTGAACGTCTTGCTCTGGAATATACCGACGGTGATCTAGACCTCTCTTACAAGAGCGTTTTAGATACGTTCAATTCAGGCTTAGAAACCTTTTATTCGATCAATGAATTAAAACATTTAAAAGATTCAAACGGGCGGGATCTAATGGTTTGGGGGGTGCTAAAAAATAATGTTGGTTATCTCCAAATTAACGCAATGGAAGGTTACGCACCTAATAAGGACGGGCTGTTTACCAACACAAAAAACGAATTGACAGAAGTTGAGAAGGCACTAAACAGCGTATTCACTGATTTATCAATGACTCAATCAATGATTGTCGATATTAGATTTAATGGAGGTGGCTACGACGACGTCGCATTAGCAATAGCAGGACGATTTACTAATGACACTTATTTAAGTCATAAAAAACAAAAATACTATTCACACAATACAACGGATCTAAAAAACTATTTTGTGACGCCTTATTCAGACAATGGATACACCAATCCAGTAGCCATTATCACAGGCCCAAATACCGCTAGCGCAGCCGAAATATTCGCTTTATCCATGAAACCGTTAACGCATGTCTCTCAAATAGGTGAACCAACGAGAGGCGTTTTATCAGATGTACTCGATGTTGATCTTGGTGCAGGATGGTCTATCGGTTTATCTCATGAAAATTACTTCAGTGCGAAAAGTGTTCTTTATGAAGGTATTGGTATTCCAGCTGAGTTAGCATCGCCATCGTCAAGTATGTATGCCTTATCAGAGAGCATTTATCCATCCATTAATCGAGCGTACGGGTCCTTCAACATTGACATCTCACTATCAGAATCCGAATTCAATCAACAGATAGAAAGTATCATAACAGAATATAATATCCCCAGTTTAACTGCAGGATGGATCGATAATGAAAAAATCATTAAAACAACAGCATTTGGCTTCGCTGACATTGACCAGAAAATTCCAGCCACCACGAGCACACCTTATAAGTTAGGGTCCATTAGTAAAACATTTCTTGGAGTAAGTGCAATGCAGATGATGGAATTAGGTCTCATTGATTTAGAGACTACTGTTGCTGATACTGGCATCAACATTATCATCGATCACCCTCATATTGATGCAAATAATACCATGACATTACGTCATTTAATGACTCACACCGCCAGCATCAATGATGGCGATAATTACGCATGCAGTTATTACCTAGAAGAAGATAAATCCAGTTTAGCGAATGCATTAGGAGAGAGTGATTGCCCTGAACCAACATCAAGTAACCAGAAAGATTTCTTACATAATTACCTTAATCATGCGGGCAACCTATACAGTGAAACAGAGAATTTCCTAAATACTGAGGTTGGTGACTTTTATAATTATTCGAATATTGGAGCCGCTCTTGCCGCAGAAATGCTGACCACTTTATCAGGCATTCCTTATCAGCAATGGACGGAAGAGAATCTATTTCAAACCATTGGAATGACTAACACCCATTGGTTTAATGGCGATTTCGAGAGTTCAAATAACAAACCTGCTATTAACTACATTCTAAATAACAATGAATCAATCGCTTTACCCCAAAATGCCTTAGCAACGTGGAGTGATGGTGATTTAAAATCGAGTATTGATGATCTATCTCGTTACCTTATGATGGTTGTCCGCGGAGGAGAGATCGATGGAGCCCAAGCCCTTACAAAAGACAGTGTTCACTACATGCTCAGTCCTCAATCAGATGCTACAAACATGTTGGGTTATCCGGCTGTTTTTTGGGAAAACGACGGATTTTTGTTTGGTCATACTGGGGGAGACCCAGGTGTTAACACAACAATGCAATACGACCAAATAAACCAGCTTGGGTATATACTCATTACAAACTCTGATGACGAAGAAGTATGGGGAAGACTGAATCACTTAGTCTACTTAAGAGGCCTTAACTTAACAAAATAA
- the iadA gene encoding beta-aspartyl-peptidase, giving the protein MFKLIKKANIYAPESLGINDILIAGDKILKIEKNIEISGLGNLDIIDLGGKTLIPGFVDGHVHLIGGGGEGGYHTRTPEVLLSHLTRAGITTVVGLLGTDCSTRHNESLYAKAKGLTKEGVSAFMFTGGYKVPSETITQSIQKDIVFIDQVIGLKTALSDHRSSQPTIDELSRMASEARVAGLIAGKCGRIVVHLGNSTQGFEPLFTVIEQSDIPISQFIPTHVNRTMHLAEQGMEWLHKGGYVDLTAGINPDKGARGSIKASDFLVQCHTKGIDTHKVCISSDGNGSIPIFNDKRELIGLKVAGFASLLYQFKEMVLTCGMTITEAITPLTQSPAECLGLAETKGQISPGKDADFLVLNEQLDITHTYARGICHLKDGVSLIKGTFES; this is encoded by the coding sequence ATGTTCAAACTCATCAAGAAAGCAAATATTTACGCTCCAGAATCACTTGGTATTAACGATATTTTGATAGCAGGAGACAAAATACTTAAAATAGAAAAAAACATAGAAATCAGTGGATTAGGTAATTTAGACATCATCGACCTAGGTGGAAAAACCCTAATACCTGGTTTTGTTGATGGTCATGTACATTTAATTGGCGGTGGAGGTGAAGGTGGATACCATACAAGGACACCAGAAGTATTATTAAGCCATTTGACACGGGCTGGTATCACAACGGTTGTTGGCTTACTTGGAACAGATTGCTCAACTCGCCATAACGAAAGCCTATACGCAAAAGCAAAAGGACTCACTAAAGAAGGTGTTAGTGCTTTTATGTTTACTGGTGGTTATAAAGTGCCATCAGAAACCATTACTCAATCCATTCAAAAAGACATTGTGTTTATTGACCAAGTCATTGGATTGAAAACAGCCCTATCAGATCATAGGTCTTCTCAACCGACTATTGATGAACTCTCACGTATGGCTTCAGAAGCACGAGTAGCTGGTTTAATTGCAGGTAAATGCGGACGTATTGTTGTTCATCTTGGTAATTCAACTCAAGGATTTGAACCATTATTTACTGTGATAGAACAATCTGATATTCCCATATCTCAGTTTATTCCTACTCATGTGAATAGAACGATGCATTTAGCAGAGCAAGGTATGGAATGGTTACATAAAGGAGGTTACGTGGACTTAACGGCGGGCATAAATCCTGACAAAGGCGCCAGAGGAAGCATAAAAGCATCTGACTTTTTAGTGCAATGTCATACTAAAGGAATAGATACTCACAAAGTCTGCATCAGTTCCGATGGTAACGGATCTATTCCCATTTTTAATGATAAAAGAGAACTTATTGGTCTAAAAGTGGCCGGCTTTGCTTCACTACTTTATCAATTCAAAGAAATGGTACTCACATGTGGAATGACAATCACAGAAGCGATTACACCTCTAACACAATCACCCGCTGAATGCCTTGGATTAGCCGAAACAAAAGGGCAGATATCACCAGGTAAAGACGCCGATTTCTTAGTACTTAACGAGCAACTCGACATTACGCATACTTATGCACGCGGGATATGCCACCTAAAAGACGGAGTATCACTGATTAAAGGGACGTTTGAGAGCTAA